A single region of the Candidatus Paceibacterota bacterium genome encodes:
- a CDS encoding PH domain-containing protein has product MPLIDCPECKKPVSTEAHTCPNCGYPVAEKLARQPAPGAASPGPEFTEMLAEVRPSWWGFFWHFFFFWLIIPPIVAWVRRASTVLRIYPERITLERGILSKCYQDYNPRDIRSIDIDQSFLQRIVGIGTLTISTAASAEGAEQIKSIPDPKGVRDLILAQRGTR; this is encoded by the coding sequence ATGCCCCTAATTGACTGCCCGGAATGCAAGAAGCCGGTTTCCACAGAGGCGCACACCTGCCCCAACTGCGGCTACCCGGTGGCCGAAAAGCTCGCCCGCCAGCCGGCGCCAGGCGCGGCCAGCCCCGGCCCGGAATTCACGGAGATGTTGGCGGAAGTCCGCCCGTCGTGGTGGGGTTTCTTCTGGCACTTCTTCTTCTTCTGGCTGATCATACCACCCATTGTTGCATGGGTGCGCCGGGCCTCAACGGTGCTGCGCATTTACCCTGAGCGCATCACCCTGGAGCGGGGCATATTGTCGAAGTGCTACCAGGACTACAACCCACGCGATATCCGGTCCATTGACATTGACCAGAGTTTCCTGCAGCGCATCGTCGGCATCGGCACCCTCACCATCTCCACCGCCGCCAGCGCCGAAGGCGCGGAACAGATCAAGTCCATCCCCGATCCGAAGGGCGTGCGCGATTTGATCCTGGCCCAGCGCGGAACCCGCTAA
- a CDS encoding O-acetyl-ADP-ribose deacetylase, whose product MNRIEVVEGDITKQSVDAIVNAANTTLLGGGGVDGAIHRAAGPELLAECRTLGGCATGRAKITNGYRLPAKWVIHAVGPVWHGGEHSESELLASCYQCCLELAVQKGIRTIAFPSISTGAYGFPRERAAHIAVRETKQFLEGNPSIERVLLVCFGAVARAIHTRALEELVRK is encoded by the coding sequence TTGAACCGGATTGAAGTGGTCGAGGGCGACATTACGAAGCAATCGGTGGATGCCATTGTCAACGCCGCCAACACAACCCTGCTCGGGGGCGGGGGCGTGGACGGCGCCATTCATCGCGCTGCCGGACCGGAACTGCTCGCCGAATGCCGGACTTTGGGCGGCTGCGCGACCGGCCGGGCAAAGATCACCAACGGCTACCGGCTGCCGGCCAAGTGGGTCATTCACGCCGTCGGCCCGGTCTGGCATGGCGGCGAGCACAGCGAAAGCGAGCTGCTGGCGAGCTGCTATCAATGCTGCCTCGAACTGGCCGTGCAAAAAGGCATCCGCACCATCGCCTTTCCCTCCATCAGCACCGGGGCCTATGGCTTCCCAAGGGAACGCGCCGCCCACATTGCCGTGCGTGAAACCAAGCAGTTCCTGGAGGGGAATCCCTCGATTGAACGGGTGCTGCTGGTGTGTTTTGGGGCGGTCGCACGCGCCATTCACACCCGCGCGTTGGAAGAACTTGTCCGCAAGTAG